One window from the genome of Salvelinus namaycush isolate Seneca chromosome 19, SaNama_1.0, whole genome shotgun sequence encodes:
- the LOC120063671 gene encoding trace amine-associated receptor 6-like has product MEKHEDVQYCFQDRNSSCRKALLSTSIYITMYIFFSVISAVTVFLNVLVIISISHFKQLHTPTNLLILSLSVSDLLVGLIVIPVTTIAIMESCWGFGEYFCVFQFYISCLCTTLSLGNLVLISIDRYVAVCDPLLYHSKITTTRMMCCISITWCCCIIYDATIIKNFVNVQVQSRCLKECLIVEGLNWVTTIDLVLKTVVPCSIIITLYLKIFVVARSQARKVFSKEAASVSGVKTVQANKSERKAAKTLSIVVFNYLICWTPSLFIFFLSLLSENVSLFIISFLPLVNSLINPIIYAFFYPWFKVTAKIILTLNLMHS; this is encoded by the coding sequence ATGGAGAAACATGAAGATGTTCAATACTGTTTTCAAGACAGAAACTCTTCTTGCAGAAAGGCTTTGCTATCGACATCTATCTACATAACAATGTACATCTTCTTCTCAGTGATTTCAGCAGTTACAGTATTTTTGAACGTACTGGTGatcatctccatctctcacttCAAGCAGCTCCACACTCCAACCAACCtgctcatcctctctctgtctgtgtcagaTCTCCTGGTGGGACTGATTGTGATACCAGTAACAACTATAGCAATAATGGAATCATGCTGGGGTTTTGGggaatatttctgtgtgtttcaaTTCTACATCTCTTGTTTGTGTACTACTTTATCTCTGGGCAATTTGGTCTTGATATCTATTGACCGCTATGTTGCTGTGTGTGATCCCTTATTGTACCACtctaaaataacaacaacaagaaTGATGTGTTGTATATCCATTACCTGGTGTTGTTGTATCATATACGATGCTACTATTATAAAAAACTTTGTAAATGTACAGGTACAGAGTAGGTGTTTGAAAGAATGTTTAATTGTTGAAGGGTTAAATTGGGTTACTACAATTGACCTTGTACTTAAAACGGTTGTCCCGTGCTCTATTATTATAACACTTTATTTGAAAATCTTTGTGGTGGCCAGATCACAGGCCAGAAAGGTATTTTCAAAAGAGGCTGCCAGTGTGTCTGGTGTTAAAACTGTACAGGCAAATAAGTCTGAGAGAAAAGCAGCAAAAACTCTGTCTATTGTTGTTTTCAACTATCTCATTTGTTGGACTCCATCTctatttattttctttctttctttattaaGTGAAAATGTATCATTATTCATCATCAGTTTTCTGCCACTTGTTAATTCCTTAATTAATCCAATCATTTATGCTTTCTTTTATCCATGGTTCAAAGTGACAGCTAAAATTATTTTAACTCTGAATTTAATGCATTCATAG